The Salvia splendens isolate huo1 unplaced genomic scaffold, SspV2 ctg683, whole genome shotgun sequence genomic interval TAAAAACTAAGTGTTGCATAACACTGGCATCCATTCCCAGCACAGCTTTCATCACTTACCCATAAGGCTCCGCACAAGATCAAGGATTTCACGTCGCATGTTAGACACAAGCAACGGAGTCACTTGCTCTTTGATTGTCGAAAACCACAAGTCCTGCATATCCTTTGGTGCCTCGCTGACGTACCAGGCACAGATTGATCTTGAAATGGCTGTGACATACAGGCCACAATCATATCCGTTCACTTGCTTTGGGGAACTCGGGCAGTCCACATAAGTGGCTCCAGATGCTGTATACGAAACTACAGCTTTGTACACCCTCTTAGCATCTGCATTATTGAAGCCTGCTTGGCCGCTGTCATGATGCACAAAGGCATTGGTTTGTCTCTCAAATGCGAGTAAGCTCCAATGACTCCCACCTTCTGCCCTAGTCACATCTTCGTTGTCGTTGATTGGGAATATTATCAACTTTCTTGTAGACAGATGAAGGGGCTCTACGAAATCTTTGAGGCTTGCACTGTCCGGGCACTCTTTTATCCAGAAAGCAATTGAAGGTGGCACCATgaggatgtcctcggacgtatAGCAGGATGTGAGGTAGCTAAAGTAGAATTCGATTATGCGATCATTGAGAAAATAGGGGCCACTTAGAATATCAAGATCTGACCGCCTCAGAACAACGTCATTGTAGCTGAGTATTTTGTCGTTGGCCTTTCCTTGCTCCATGTTCAGGAGATTGTTTAACACCTGAAAGTAAAATTGTAAGTCTTA includes:
- the LOC121790957 gene encoding NEDD8-specific protease 1-like isoform X2, with product MVLNNLLNMEQGKANDKILSYNDVVLRRSDLDILSGPYFLNDRIIEFYFSYLTSCYTSEDILMVPPSIAFWIKECPDSASLKDFVEPLHLSTRKLIIFPINDNEDVTRAEGGSHWSLLAFERQTNAFVHHDSGQAGFNNADAKRVYKAVVSYTASGATYVDCPSSPKQVNGYDCGLYVTAISRSICAWYVSEAPKDMQDLWFSTIKEQVTPLLVSNMRREILDLVRSLMGK
- the LOC121790957 gene encoding NEDD8-specific protease 1-like isoform X1 codes for the protein MICPISVLNNLLNMEQGKANDKILSYNDVVLRRSDLDILSGPYFLNDRIIEFYFSYLTSCYTSEDILMVPPSIAFWIKECPDSASLKDFVEPLHLSTRKLIIFPINDNEDVTRAEGGSHWSLLAFERQTNAFVHHDSGQAGFNNADAKRVYKAVVSYTASGATYVDCPSSPKQVNGYDCGLYVTAISRSICAWYVSEAPKDMQDLWFSTIKEQVTPLLVSNMRREILDLVRSLMGK
- the LOC121790957 gene encoding NEDD8-specific protease 1-like isoform X3 codes for the protein MEQGKANDKILSYNDVVLRRSDLDILSGPYFLNDRIIEFYFSYLTSCYTSEDILMVPPSIAFWIKECPDSASLKDFVEPLHLSTRKLIIFPINDNEDVTRAEGGSHWSLLAFERQTNAFVHHDSGQAGFNNADAKRVYKAVVSYTASGATYVDCPSSPKQVNGYDCGLYVTAISRSICAWYVSEAPKDMQDLWFSTIKEQVTPLLVSNMRREILDLVRSLMGK